One Actinopolymorpha sp. NPDC004070 genomic window carries:
- a CDS encoding helix-turn-helix domain-containing protein, producing MPVQTFGGLLRTLRERAGLTQQELAERAGLTPHAVSSLERGARTRPYPHTVRSLADALGASESDRGALVAAVPRRQSTAEPVARPSTLVIPPTPLFGRDEDIAAVAGLVRSGARLVTLTGPGGVGKTRLAAAVSDVLAGMFPDGALQISLAPLADASALMATIGRVLGLEGIDVPDAYDLVAAQLRTARHLLLLDNFEHLLSAAVQVGQLAAECPGLTVLVSSRSPLRVRAERAYVVEPLDLPGRDATTVEELRAHPAGALLWDRARSVGVRTEATDVPAAADLCHRLAGLPLAIELAAAQLRLLSPSALLDRLEAAGAAPGARDLPERQRSMRATLDWSYSLLDPVQQRLFTLLGAFRGGATLEAIEAVAEAGDDIAAYDVLGTLDELAAHSLVRVRSDRFDMLEPIAQYARSRLVGDRAARIGRAHARVYLDLTEQAAAGYERADQVDWLARIEEEEANILVAVDRSLDADDPRTAARITWFMWLYWWLRGQLSVGRRLADRCLATDLPSWERSRVHLAGATMSYAAGDHATAASYWAEADRVASGQDDLEVRSKARAGTGLAALAAGDLDAAEDRFRAGLRYALQDDSSLWMASLVHVWLGTVHLLRGAPSTAVPEIERGLHLARARGDRLSTYVALYNLSQAALALGNHDLARAHVVEGISLSQETRDLANLAFFVETLAVVESKEGNHLRVATLLGAGAGLRETVGADVYAYYHPDPSLRACAEKAARAASGGPAHDRAFAAGRNLDAAAVAEFAVRDTGRRATLRCPTAGP from the coding sequence GTGCCTGTGCAGACATTCGGCGGGCTTCTGCGAACCCTCCGCGAACGCGCCGGACTCACCCAGCAGGAGCTTGCCGAGCGCGCCGGCCTGACCCCGCACGCCGTGAGTTCGCTGGAGCGCGGCGCACGGACGCGGCCGTACCCGCACACCGTCCGCTCCCTTGCCGACGCGCTCGGTGCCAGCGAGAGCGACCGCGGTGCGCTCGTAGCCGCTGTTCCCCGCCGCCAGTCCACCGCCGAACCAGTGGCCAGGCCGTCGACACTGGTGATTCCGCCGACCCCTTTGTTCGGCCGCGACGAAGACATCGCCGCAGTCGCCGGTCTCGTACGCTCCGGAGCCCGGTTGGTCACGCTCACCGGACCTGGCGGGGTCGGGAAGACCCGGCTGGCCGCCGCCGTGTCGGACGTACTCGCCGGGATGTTCCCGGACGGCGCCCTGCAGATCTCCCTCGCGCCGCTCGCCGACGCCTCCGCGCTCATGGCCACCATCGGGCGCGTCCTGGGGCTGGAGGGCATCGACGTCCCGGACGCCTACGACCTGGTAGCCGCGCAGCTGCGGACAGCCCGGCACCTGCTGCTCCTCGACAACTTCGAGCATCTGCTCAGCGCCGCGGTCCAGGTCGGACAGCTCGCCGCGGAGTGCCCCGGGCTCACCGTGCTGGTCTCGAGCCGCTCGCCGCTGCGAGTGCGGGCCGAGCGCGCGTACGTCGTCGAGCCGCTCGACCTGCCCGGCCGCGATGCCACGACCGTCGAGGAGCTTCGCGCCCACCCGGCCGGTGCCCTGCTGTGGGACCGGGCACGTTCGGTAGGAGTGCGAACGGAGGCGACGGACGTACCGGCAGCCGCGGACCTCTGCCACCGCCTCGCCGGCCTGCCCCTTGCCATCGAACTCGCCGCGGCACAGCTACGGCTGCTGTCTCCGAGTGCACTGCTCGACCGGCTCGAGGCCGCCGGCGCTGCGCCGGGAGCCCGCGACCTCCCCGAGCGGCAGCGAAGCATGCGGGCCACTCTCGACTGGAGCTACAGCCTGCTCGATCCCGTCCAGCAACGCCTCTTCACGCTGCTCGGGGCCTTCCGTGGCGGCGCCACTCTCGAGGCGATCGAGGCCGTGGCGGAAGCCGGTGACGACATCGCCGCGTACGACGTACTGGGAACTCTCGACGAGCTCGCCGCGCACTCGCTCGTGCGCGTCCGCAGCGACCGGTTCGACATGCTCGAACCCATTGCGCAGTACGCCCGCAGCCGCCTCGTCGGCGACCGCGCCGCCCGAATCGGTCGCGCCCACGCCCGCGTTTACCTCGACCTCACCGAGCAGGCAGCCGCAGGTTACGAACGTGCGGACCAGGTGGACTGGCTTGCACGGATCGAGGAGGAGGAGGCGAACATCCTCGTCGCCGTCGACCGTTCCCTCGACGCGGACGACCCGCGCACGGCCGCCCGCATCACGTGGTTCATGTGGCTCTACTGGTGGCTGCGCGGCCAGCTCAGCGTCGGTCGCCGCCTCGCCGACCGGTGTCTCGCCACCGACCTCCCGTCCTGGGAGCGCAGCCGCGTCCACCTTGCCGGGGCCACCATGTCGTACGCCGCCGGCGACCATGCCACCGCCGCGTCGTACTGGGCAGAGGCCGACCGCGTCGCCTCCGGCCAGGACGACCTGGAGGTCCGCAGCAAGGCACGCGCCGGCACCGGGCTCGCCGCTCTTGCCGCAGGCGACCTCGACGCCGCCGAGGACCGCTTCCGCGCCGGGCTCCGCTATGCCCTTCAGGACGACAGCTCGCTGTGGATGGCCTCCCTCGTCCATGTCTGGCTCGGCACGGTGCACCTGCTCCGCGGCGCACCCTCGACGGCCGTACCCGAGATCGAACGCGGCCTCCATCTCGCCCGCGCCCGAGGCGACAGACTGTCGACGTACGTCGCCCTCTACAACCTCTCCCAGGCCGCCCTCGCCCTCGGAAACCACGACCTCGCCCGGGCGCACGTCGTGGAAGGCATCAGCCTCTCCCAGGAGACGCGGGACCTGGCCAACCTCGCGTTCTTCGTCGAAACGCTCGCGGTCGTCGAGTCGAAGGAGGGCAACCACCTGCGCGTCGCCACCCTCCTCGGCGCCGGGGCCGGACTCCGCGAGACCGTCGGCGCCGACGTCTACGCCTACTACCACCCGGACCCGAGCCTGCGAGCCTGCGCGGAGAAGGCGGCGCGCGCCGCCTCAGGCGGTCCCGCTCACGACCGAGCCTTCGCCGCCGGCCGGAACCTGGACGCAGCCGCAGTGGCGGAGTTCGCCGTACGCGACACCGGCCGCCGCGCCACGCTGAGGTGTCCTACGGCTGGGCCGTGA
- a CDS encoding alkaline phosphatase PhoX, with translation MAAPVSRRRLLGRAGTVGLGIVFAGSIDSIAGPRSALAATRSAVGYGPLVADPAGLLALPPGFTYRIVARSGITRLETGEPTPSDPDGSANFGSSSGMTLVTNHEIGGNEAFRVPALPGLAYDPGARGGTTNIDLTADGTRVREYVSLAGTDNNCAGGKTPWDTWLTCEETERRAGGRFVKDHGYVFEVDPFDQAANADPVPLKFLGRFAHEAVAVDPATSAVYETEDATAPNGLYLRWTPPEGFVGGKGAFRALATSADGGTAGTLQAMSCFSDGVHIADLSEATEHGTKYKVQWVDVPDRDARTTSVRKQFTDDQVTRSRKLEGAWWADGGAYFVASFARTTDGSVNEHDGQVWFYDPCKETVTLKTIFGVNPDPADEAYHDGPDNITVSPYGGVILAEDGVGIQYLVGVTKQGKSYQLARNQLNGSEFAGPNFSPDGSIMFANIYSPGHVFAITGPWGRPSNADV, from the coding sequence GTGGCAGCACCTGTGTCCCGTAGGAGGCTTCTCGGACGTGCCGGGACGGTCGGGCTGGGGATCGTGTTCGCCGGCAGCATCGACTCGATTGCCGGGCCGCGGTCGGCGTTGGCGGCTACGCGTTCCGCGGTCGGTTACGGTCCGCTCGTAGCGGATCCCGCCGGTCTGCTGGCGTTGCCGCCGGGGTTCACCTACCGAATCGTCGCCCGGTCGGGCATCACTCGGCTGGAGACAGGCGAGCCGACACCGAGCGACCCGGACGGGTCGGCGAACTTCGGCAGTTCGTCCGGGATGACGCTGGTCACCAACCACGAGATCGGTGGCAACGAGGCGTTCCGGGTGCCGGCCCTGCCAGGTCTGGCGTACGACCCGGGTGCGCGCGGCGGTACGACGAACATCGACCTGACCGCTGACGGCACACGGGTTCGCGAGTACGTCAGCCTGGCCGGGACCGACAACAACTGCGCGGGTGGGAAGACACCGTGGGACACGTGGCTCACCTGTGAGGAGACCGAACGCCGCGCGGGCGGCAGGTTCGTGAAGGACCACGGTTATGTGTTCGAGGTGGATCCGTTCGACCAGGCCGCCAACGCCGACCCGGTTCCGTTGAAGTTCCTCGGTCGCTTCGCCCACGAGGCGGTTGCGGTCGATCCCGCGACCTCGGCGGTGTACGAGACCGAGGACGCCACCGCTCCGAACGGACTGTACCTTCGGTGGACCCCGCCCGAGGGGTTCGTCGGTGGCAAGGGTGCCTTCCGCGCGCTCGCCACATCCGCCGATGGCGGGACGGCCGGAACGCTGCAGGCGATGAGTTGCTTCAGCGACGGTGTGCACATCGCGGACCTGTCCGAGGCGACCGAGCACGGTACGAAGTACAAGGTCCAATGGGTGGATGTGCCTGATCGCGACGCGCGTACGACTTCGGTCCGCAAGCAGTTCACCGATGACCAGGTCACCCGCAGCCGCAAGCTCGAGGGTGCCTGGTGGGCAGACGGCGGCGCCTACTTCGTCGCCAGCTTCGCCCGGACCACCGACGGCAGCGTGAACGAGCACGACGGTCAGGTGTGGTTCTACGATCCCTGCAAGGAGACCGTCACCCTGAAGACGATCTTCGGTGTCAATCCCGACCCGGCCGACGAGGCCTACCACGACGGGCCGGACAACATCACCGTCTCACCGTACGGCGGCGTCATCCTGGCCGAGGACGGCGTAGGGATCCAGTACCTGGTGGGTGTGACCAAACAGGGAAAGTCCTATCAACTGGCTCGCAACCAACTCAACGGCAGCGAGTTCGCCGGCCCCAACTTCAGCCCGGACGGCTCGATCATGTTCGCGAACATCTACTCGCCCGGGCACGTCTTCGCCATCACCGGTCCGTGGGGACGACCCAGCAACGCAGACGTGTAG
- a CDS encoding sortase: MRLDIGAIDVAAPLVAVGNAPDGTIGVPPAEKPYLAGWYKYSVTPGRPGRTVILGHLDSRFGRRHTAVFYRLGALSRGQKVAVRRADGIVVEYVIDGASLQSKANLPIGQIYGKSERSELRLITCGGTYGKSVGWSGNIVVYGHMTSWHRTTGAERKTS; the protein is encoded by the coding sequence GTGCGTCTCGACATCGGTGCCATCGATGTCGCCGCCCCCCTCGTCGCGGTCGGAAACGCCCCGGACGGCACCATCGGCGTACCGCCTGCGGAGAAGCCCTACCTCGCCGGGTGGTACAAGTACAGCGTTACTCCTGGGCGTCCCGGCCGTACTGTCATCCTGGGTCATCTGGACTCCAGGTTCGGCCGCCGCCACACCGCCGTCTTCTACCGCCTCGGTGCCCTGAGTCGTGGCCAGAAGGTCGCGGTGAGGCGCGCCGACGGAATCGTCGTCGAGTACGTCATCGACGGCGCATCGCTTCAGTCGAAGGCGAACCTTCCGATCGGTCAGATCTATGGGAAGAGTGAACGTTCCGAACTCCGGCTCATCACTTGCGGCGGCACGTACGGCAAGTCGGTCGGCTGGTCAGGCAACATCGTCGTCTATGGCCATATGACCTCCTGGCACCGGACGACCGGCGCGGAGCGCAAGACGAGTTGA